The genomic region ATGTGGGTATAAGCATGCACAAGGGTGCTGATATAGCTAAAGCGACGGCTGATATAAGCCTTTTAAAAGATGATATCATGAGCGTAGCTCTCGTAAAAGAGCTTGCAAATAAAACAATGGATTTAATTAGCTCAAATTTCCGCTCAACCGTTGGCGTAAACACAGCTATACTAAGCGCTGCGACACTTGGCATGTTAAATCCAATAGCAACCGCCATGCTTCATAATGGCACAACGATTTGGCTTTTGTTAAACTCAATGAAGGGCGTAAAATTCAAATCAAAATAAATTTGAAAGGGTAGATGGTGCTTGATAGTTTCTTAAATTTTTTAAACGGCAAAATGGACGTAGCCAATGACTTTTTATATGGATATTTTTTAGTCATTATTCTTGTGGCTACGGGAATTTATTTTAGTTATTTGACTCGTTTTGTGCAGTTTAGGATGTTTTTTGAAGCTTGCAGAGTCTTAGTAGAAAAAAAAGACAAGTACAATAAGCACCATTTAACGCCATTTCAAGCACTTATGATCTCGACTGCTTCGCGCGTTGGTATAGGCAATATTGCTGGAATTTCAGCTGCTATCGCCGCGGGCGGTCCTGGTGCTCTTTTTTGGATGTGCTTGATGGCATTTTTAGGATCAGCTTCAGCTTTTATAGAGAGCACACTAGCACAAATTTATAAGACAAAAGATGTTTTTGGGTTTAAAGGCGGTCCAGCTTATTACATAAAAAATGGACTTGGCATAAAGTGGCTAGCTTCGCTTTTTGCGGTTATTCTCATCATCACCTACGCATACGGCTTTAACGGACTTCAAAGCTATACCATGACATCAGCGTTTGAAATTTACTACGACAAAGCTGGCAACAACGTTAGCTTTGCACAAAGCGGCCTACCTGTTGGTATCGGTCTTATTCTTACGGCATTTGCGGCGGTAATGTTTTTTAGCAAAAGCCACATCATCGGTAAAGTAAGCTCATACATCGTGCCTTTCATGGCACTTGCCTACATCTCGCTAGCACTTATTGCTATCGTTTTAAATTTCAAAGAAATTCCTGACGTTATTAAGATGATCTTAGAAAATGCCTTTGATTTTAAAGCGATATTTGGTGGATTTGCCGGCAGCGTGATCGTAATAGGTATCAAAAGAGGCCTTTTCTCAAACGAAGCTGGTATGGGTTCAGCTCCAAACGCAGCAGCCGCAGCACATACTAGCCACCCAGTAAAACAAGGCCTAGTTCAAGCAATGGCAGTCTTTATAGACATGACTATATGTATAGCATCTGGTATGATCGTGCTATTTTCACAGGCCTATCTTACGAAGCAGACTGGCTCAAGTGGCGAGGTGCTAACAGCGCTTCCTCTCGTTCAAGCTGCAATGAAAGAGTATTTTGGTGAATTTGGAGTTCACTTTACCACTCTTGCAGTTGTACTTTTTGCCATCACTTCACTTATTGGCAACTACTACTACGCTCAGGCAAATATGAAATTTTTAACCAAAAACCATAATGTTACGCTACTATTTAAGATAACAGCTGTCGTTATGATATTTATTGGTGCTCAAATGAATTTAAAGCTCGCTTGGA from Campylobacter concisus harbors:
- a CDS encoding alanine/glycine:cation symporter family protein; its protein translation is MVLDSFLNFLNGKMDVANDFLYGYFLVIILVATGIYFSYLTRFVQFRMFFEACRVLVEKKDKYNKHHLTPFQALMISTASRVGIGNIAGISAAIAAGGPGALFWMCLMAFLGSASAFIESTLAQIYKTKDVFGFKGGPAYYIKNGLGIKWLASLFAVILIITYAYGFNGLQSYTMTSAFEIYYDKAGNNVSFAQSGLPVGIGLILTAFAAVMFFSKSHIIGKVSSYIVPFMALAYISLALIAIVLNFKEIPDVIKMILENAFDFKAIFGGFAGSVIVIGIKRGLFSNEAGMGSAPNAAAAAHTSHPVKQGLVQAMAVFIDMTICIASGMIVLFSQAYLTKQTGSSGEVLTALPLVQAAMKEYFGEFGVHFTTLAVVLFAITSLIGNYYYAQANMKFLTKNHNVTLLFKITAVVMIFIGAQMNLKLAWNIADITMAAMATINIIAIFLLSKVVIIAVKDYEAQRKAGLNPEFDPESLGIKNTSCWNKN